One window from the genome of Amaranthus tricolor cultivar Red isolate AtriRed21 chromosome 9, ASM2621246v1, whole genome shotgun sequence encodes:
- the LOC130823890 gene encoding protein ALTERED PHOSPHATE STARVATION RESPONSE 1, whose protein sequence is MGCCASRIDRQEMVSRCRARKRYMKQLVEARQFLSSSHSFYLRSLRSTGSSLFQFSTNESSLLHHHLNHRNPSSSPSPPPLPPTPPPPPSMSPSTDTWTTTTSTTNASALPRTPLPPPPPPPLEGSTWDFWDPFVPSSESDPRTGNGVEEQDWEEPATVTTSTTTTTTVTPMRAAANVAAPPSVVSGFSKESEMAVVVSRQGKELVEIIKELDEYFLRAADAGTFVSGVLEVHSFSNLSTSNNFNHHHHHFTSPGKLDDQGWSMSKNWSPMLWGSNGKLNGFGFRKLGEDQMVVGRIGNMNNGGVNNGINGSSHSSTIERLYAWEKKLFHEVKNAEKIKIEHEKRVEQLRRLEVKRADYFKTEKTKKEVEKLESQIEVASQAIQSTSNEIIKLRETELYPQLLDIVKGFMCMWRSMYECHQVQMHIVDQLKFLNAIPSTEPTSEIHRQATLQLEVELQQWHQSFCNLVKAQRDYIRSLTGWLRLSLFQFNKNPIMRSIQDSTIYSLCEQWQLEIDNVPDKVASEGIKSLWTAINAIVLRQAEELKQKKRSEAANKQLEKRAVELRSLEAKFGPYSMPDMSSSRKGRDPVGEKRAKVEMLKVKAEEEKAKHAKAVSVTRAMTLSNMQMSLPHVFQAMTGFSSVCKQAFEKVYNEAKNMDQELDVKRLMMA, encoded by the exons atggggTGTTGTGCATCAAGAATTGACAGACAAGAAATGGTATCAAGATGCAGAGCCAGAAAAAGATACATGAAACAATTAGTTGAAGCTCGacaatttctttcttcttctcatTCTTTTTACCTTCGTTCTCTTCGTTCTACTGGTTCTTCTCTCTTTCAATTCTCCACTAATGAATCTTCCCTTCTCCACCACCATCTTAACCACCGTAAtccttcttcttctccttctccgCCTCCTCTTCCACCCACACCACCTCCTCCTCCTTCCATGTCACCCAGTACTGACACCTGGACAACCACTACTTCCACCACCAATGCTTCTGCTCTTCCTCGTACCCCTCTTCCTCCTCCGCCTCCGCCTCCACTTGAGGGGTCCACATGGGATTTCTGGGACCCATTTGTTCCTTCTTCGGAATCGGACCCGCGTACTGGTAATGGGGTCGAGGAACAAGACTGGGAAGAACCTGCTACTGTTACTACTAGTACGACTACTACTACTACAGTGACGCCGATGAGAGCAGCGGCGAATGTGGCGGCGCCGCCTTCTGTGGTAAGTGGGTTTTCGAAAGAGAGTGAAATGGCGGTGGTGGTTTCGAGACAAGGGAAGGAATTAGTTGAGATTATTAAGGAATTAGATGAGTATTTTCTTAGAGCTGCTGATGCTGGTACTTTTGTTTCTGGGGTTTTAGAAGTTCATTCTTTCTCTAATCTTTCTACttctaacaattttaatcatcatcatcatcatttcacTTCTCCag GGAAATTGGATGATCAAGGATGGAGTATGAGTAAGAATTGGAGCCCAATGTTATGGGGTTCAAATGGGAAGTTAAATGGATTTGGTTTTAGAAAATTAGGGGAAGATCAAATGGTAGTTGGTAGAATTGGAAATATGAATAATGGTGGAGTTAATAATGGCATTAATGGTAGTAGTCATTCTTCTACCATTGAAAGACTCTATGCTTGGGAAAAGAAGCTTTTCCATGAGGTCAAG AATGCAGAGAAAATAAAGATAGAACATGAGAAGAGAGTAGAACAGCTAAGGAGACTGGAGGTGAAAAGAGCAGACTATTTTAAGACAGAGAAGACAAAGAAAGAGGTTGAAAAACTTGAGTCACAAATAGAGGTTGCTTCTCAAGCTATACAATCTACATCAAATGAGATCATCAAATTGAGGGAAACTGAGCTTTACCCTCAACTTCTTGACATTGTTAAAGG GTTTATGTGCATGTGGAGGAGCATGTATGAGTGTCACCAAGTCCAAATGCACATAGTTGATCAGCTCAAATTCCTGAATGCCATACCATCCACTGAACCCACATCAGAGATCCATAGACAGGCCACATTACAACTCGAGGTCGAGCTCCAACAATGGCATCAATCCTTTTGCAACCTAGTCAAAGCTCAACGGGACTATATTCGTTCCCTCACCGGTTGGCTCCGTTTGAGCCTCTTCCAGTTCAATAAAAACCCCATAATGAGGTCCATACAAGATTCCACAATATATTCTCTTTGTGAACAATGGCAGCTAGAAATAGATAATGTTCCCGACAAGGTAGCATCCGAGGGGATCAAAAGCTTGTGGACAGCGATCAATGCGATTGTGCTTCGACAAGCCGAGGAATTAAAGCAGAAAAAGCGATCAGAGGCAGCAAATAAGCAGCTTGAAAAGAGGGCGGTTGAGCTAAGGTCTTTAGAGGCAAAATTTGGGCCATACTCGATGCCAGACATGTCGAGCTCAAGAAAGGGACGAGATCCTGTAGGAGAGAAGCGAGCAAAAGTGGAGATGTTGAAGGTGAAAGCGGAGGAGGAGAAGGCTAAGCATGCGAAAGCAGTGAGTGTGACTAGAGCCATGACACTAAGCAACATGCAGATGAGTCTTCCTCACGTTTTTCAGGCGATGACTGGTTTCTCAAGTGTATGTAAGCAAGCTTTCGAGAAGGTCTACAACGAGGCCAAAAACATGGATCAGGAGCTTGACGTTAAGAGGTTAATGATGGCTTAG